ataaataacagctTGTTAGAACTTAAATTAACATGCATAAATAGTACTGATTAACAATCTTCCATTAAGTAAAATAAGGCATTATATTTTGGTATATGTATTGCGCGTATTATAagagtttttaaatacattgttagAGTCAGAAGCAATATAATCGGTTTGGGCGTCACTGTCTTCTTTAGGCGCAGCGGATTGATGTGAATTCAATTTTTCGTACTCATTCGGCGAACCGCCAGTTGCTGGCTGAGTTGAATAATTTGGTTTCGCTTGGGGCTGGTAAAATACTCCATGAGCTGGACTCGTCAATCCTAGGTTACTATATTGGCCGATTTGTGGAAAGACTAACATAGACGGATGACTTAAAAACGGGTTCCCAAATGAAGGTAACGAATAGTGAGGGAAGTTGAAGTGGCCGTGTGGGGTGTTAAAGATCGGAGCATGTGGAGTGATGTGATTTGAGGGATTCGCGAGAACTGTTTGAGGATATTGGACAATTGATTGTGCGGGGTAAGGGGTAGGTTGGAGGAGAGTTACTACATTACCCGGTTTTTGTTGAACGACATACTTCTGTTGATAACCACCATTTGGTACGAAATTTATAGGTACGAATTGTGATGTCTGTGGGACGGTTGCTTGATGCGATTGGGAGGCCTCTGAGTTAGAGTAATACTGACTCGGTTGATTAGGATAGAACGTGTTGGAAACTGGGTTTTGATATGCTGGTTGAGGGTTTTGGGGATAAATGCTGTACGTGTATTCGGGTTTTTGCGCTCCCGTTGGAATAGCATTTAGGACGTTCGCTTTACTAGCGCCTCTCTTCTTTTGCTCTGCGTCTTCGACCTCGTTGGCCAATACCAGCGCAGTGAAAGCGATGCAGatctgaaataaaatgattCGTCATAACACTTCAAAAGGCACATTCAAGTCGATCAATCAGCTCCTTGTTACATCGTTCGTTAGTTGCGAGGCCGTTCACAAATCATTTTGCAACGGGTGATGCTAATGAAACAAAGTACTTACGAAAATTTCCCTTCTCGCCATGGttaatttttctttgaaaatCAATTTACATTGCCTAAAGGAAAGTGTCCTATCCAATGGTGCTCGGAAAAGTGTAAGCAAATATCAAGTTCACGCATTTATATGAGCGGTTAGGTACAAGTTATGTATCAAGGGGCAGTACTGGAGGAAGTGACCGCTCATAGGTCTTTGTCCTGCCCCGTAACAGATCCAGTTCTAGCCACTAGCTTCCTGAACCGTACGGAAATGATCGATACGACCAAGAGTTACGAGTCACaacatatttttcaatacTTAAGTAAGTTACGTCGCTGAgaatattagaaataattacagtttaGTCTAATATATAGCTTTAAGTTGATTTTTGCGAttgataaagtaataaataagctAATAATTTCTTGCAAAGGAGAGGATTTTAATACTTATCTATTGCATCGTTGATTTCGCAGGACAATTGAAAAAGGgaaactaatatattattacggaaaattaattaaaaacatattgctTTTAACATTACAGGCATTTTTTGTTAGctgataaataaagaatatcttCATTGTAGATAGATAAGATGTGGGGTTTGAACCCTAGAAAACCTCTCaattaatatatcatataatttgaataacagTGTGGTATATAAAGACTATATCGCGTTCAGCAATTAAGTAAGATTGAAAACGCATTGGAATATTTTACAGATTTATGACTTATCCTAACATATCCTATTAGTAAATAGTATAATgtctttaatttgtttttaatgtacatGATAGTATATGCCAGGAAGCAGCGGCGGCGTTAGGGATGGCGAACATGGGCGATCGCCCGGGGCGTCGCGCAACAACCcaagcaaattaaaaaaaatatcgattttttttcttttttttaaatttaagaccATTGAATTTGATCCTTAATTATATacggtaaattaaaatagtctGAATCCTCAAAATGACCCCGGTTTGTGGCCCATAACAATTACTGATGTAGACCGAACTGAGTTTGTATTAAAAGGTCCAATCCGAGTTAAAGCTGATTTATTtcccgtttttttttttttttttttttatgtaatagcaggcaaacgggcaagaggctcacctgatgtgaagcgataccgccgcccatggacactcacattgccagaaggctcgcaagtgcgttgccggcctttcaagaattggtacgctcttttcttgaaggaccctaagtcgaattggttcggaaatacttcagtgggcagctggttccacatagtggtggtgcgcggcaaaaactgccttagaaaacgctcagttgtggaccgacgaacgtcgaggtgatacggatggtattttgtattttgccttgacgtacgataatgaaactcagctgcgggtattagaccgaacaactcttctgaacactccccatggtaaatgcggtagaagatgcagagggacccaacatctctacgcaacgccaagggatcaagccgcacggaaagtgattggtcgtcgacgattcgaaccgctcttcgttgaatacggtcaagtggaaggagctggtactggggagctcccgcccagaggtgagaacagtattccatgtggggccgaatttgcgctttatagagttgcaagcggtggcccggagtgaagtaccgttaATGATAATGGACGGCAATTCAGTgcatatcattataataagaTATTAGTTAACGGTGACAAGCTTGAAAGGCGCTGgatgatttatttacaaacaaaggATGCCACTTACTGCTTTCCGTGTCGGGCTgggaaatacaaaaatttgacCAAGTAAAGCAGTGTGTTATTGGAAACACTTGGGTGATTACCTAAAGTCTCACGAATCACGTCGACAACACAAAGATTGTATGTTGAAATGGATTAATTTAGAGAATGGTTTAAAAAGCTGTTCCACTAGTGACTTCTTGGCCCAGTCACAAATTAAACAAGAAAGGCAACGTTGTAGAGATGTTTTAGAATGATAGCTTGCAAATTTTTTAGCATCTGACAATTTAGTTTTCAGGGACCATAGAGAGAAGTTAACATCTGACTTAGATTCGAGTGAGACAAGCGGAAACTTTATAGATTTAGCCAAGTTTATGATAGCCCGATTTGATCCCGTGCTGAGACTTCATCTAAAACAAGTAATGGATAAGATCATCAATGACCACTACATGggaaatactatttaaaatgaaCTCATACAATTAATGGAAAGTCACGTGACGACTCAAAttgttgaaaaaataataaatattactcgATAATTCCTGATTACGATTacgattttttaattcagCTGAAATTGAATATCATTTTATTGGTTTCTGAGCCTTCGAAACAACCACAGCTGAGAGTTTGACTAATTATATAATCACATAATTAGAACAGTTAGGTATATCATTGCAGAACTGCAGAGGTTAAGGATTTGATAATGGTCCCAATATGCGTGGTGAAAAAAGTGGTGTCCAAAAAcgtattattgaaattaatgcacttgtttattttttaccttgTGGGAGTCATAGCTGAAATCTCATCCTAGGAGATGCAGCATCATCTTGTGTCCAAGCAAAATCTTTTATTGGTTTGCTACAAAGGTTGTACACTCTGTTTGGCGGATCAAGTCAGAGGTGGGCTTTTTTAAATGCTCATGTAAAATCGTTATCGCTAAAACCACTCTCAAAAAATGGGATGGGAGTGCAAGTTAGCATCAGTAAAGGCCGTTAAATACCAACTAAGTGAAATATTTGGtactttaaagtttttaacagAAAACAACAGATTGTCAGTTGGTCAGTGAATGCCATTCTATAGAAAAGTAAATAACTACCTGCTATAATTTGTAGATTCACttgttatattgtaaatatcataaactttattaacctgtgatataaactttatcaacttgagatataaacattataaacttgagaaataaagcttattaaattgagatataaactttattgacctgagatataaactttattaacttgagatataaactttattgaccTGAcatataatcttaatttacttgaaatataaactttataaacttgagatataaactttactgACCTGAGATATAATCTTaattaacttgagatataaactttctTCACttaagatataaactttattgacctgagatataaactttattgaacTGAGATAAAAACTTTATGCACTTGCACATGCACTTAGATGTGGCTATACAACACCAAGGCGCATTCACAAATCCGCTCAATAATTATGCATAAAATGGTTTTCAGTCATCTCTTGTAACAGAGTCAGAAGACGActtaaaaaaaggtattttgaTAATGAAGGGGAAGATGAAACTCCTGAATTGAATGCggaattaattttcaaaataaactatGTCATTGTCGACAATGTGAGCGCAAGCTGCCATTCTAGGTTTGAGGCTCTTAAACGTCATGAGAGAATATTtggtcaaaaataatataaaaaaaaattaaaggaaatTAGTGATAGTGAACTTTTGAAGAACTTGCACATATCTATGACAGGAGTAGAATCATGCGATATTGATGGACATGAATTGTACGAAGTACTGAATATGTTCATCCGTGTGTATGAAGGAAATGACGACATTAAAACATATCTGAGGAATTTTATGACACAAGACCGGCTTTTAGCCCTTGCTATTATTTCAATCGAGAACGATGTGACTCATTGATTAGATTATTGtgctttaatttaatattttagccTTAGGAAAAGCCGCaatcaccaattttaaaatgtcatcGTCAACTCATtttgtaattgttaattttgtaaaccttttaatgtaatatattttaaaactcacATTTCATAACTTAAGCATTTCTCCTCAAACATGACAAATACCTAAACCAAACAACCAGACCTACTTTCGCATCCACATACTTTTCACGAATGACAAAGGGCCTCGTAAAGACTTGCCGCCCGGAGCCTAGCAATGGTTAAGGCCGCCTATGCCAGGAAgctataaaattgtttgagAATGGCGAAAACGTGAGATTCCACGCCGCCTTGCTCGATCTTAGATGTGCGTTCATTGAATGTGCGAAGTTTCCATTAACACATAACTACTAATTTTGTGATTAATAATTAGTTCTTATTTGGGGCATTTTTAAGAAGCAAAACTTAATAAGTATTGTTTGTGTTAATGATTAAACTGTCCTATACTTTATGAAGTTAGAAAAagtatgaaataattgttgttGTACGCAAAGACGCGGAcgaatactaataatataagcactgtgagtttaaaaaaagctaaaaaccaagttttaaaacttaaattatacatcCTAGTCATtccaagtaaaataaaatttatatatacacaccACAACCAACTCtactcatttttttaataattatactaacgATATAACCAATCATATGGAAAACAGTATATCAAAAGATTGAAACATTTACGataaaatcaatacaaaataattaatacatttaactatacTTAGTTAAAGTATAGCTACACCTAATTTGgttgtgttgtgtgatggtctGAACGTGAGGATGTGTATGTATGGGTTGTGCTCATGATACAGGTTATTTAGCGCTTTGAATATTCTTTATACTTCTTGCagcatattccgcgatagcttaaCAAGTCGTGGCTTAACTTGAATAAAGGCGTTGTATGTCCAGGCCGATTGGTTGCTGAGAAACGTGAAACAAAGGACAATTACGAGACTGGTAGGAACATGGAAGTGCAATTTTCCTAatagtacaattatttttatctgagATGACGTCATGAATTTATCAGGTACAGAAATATGAAACCTAGAACTAAAAGGCGCCATTGGTTGTTTATACAGTCTCGATTTACAAACTTTCGTTTCCATTAGGTacgtatttttgtatacaacgAGTAATCGCGCCATCATTGACCTGACAACTGTATCtttatgtttgtaaataataaatgtcgaTAATAGTACTGATAAAATACGATAGATGGagctattataaaaactattatatatgtgaagaaatgaatattgttttagtaATAAGATTACTTAACTTTGTTAGTAAAACCTTTATAAGCGATATCTATCggctataaatattaaggttGTGGGTAAAAGATACAGATCAATTAATGTTAaagtaagtatattaaaagaacgatactttaaaattattcaggAAATACTCTAATGTAAGtaagtatgaaaataattttcctaCCTGCTTCATtgagtaaaatattaacaaacagGTCATCTTCAAATCTATCAGACATTTAATGACACTGCGAGTTGGTTCCTTTTTACTTATTACGAACttcatgttatttatattcattaaaccCCTAATGAAGAGCCCTGGATTTGCACCAGAAATCTTACACGCATAACGAGTACTTTTGTTCGTTTGACCTAGCATTTGGAAAATTCATATGGATGTGCTCCTTTCAAATAATGACAGCTTGCGCTCCAGGACAGAACAGCCACTAATGAACTCCCCTCTTCCACAGAGGAATCCAGCATTTAGGTGTCGTACTTAGTTTCTacctttttacatttttttgttatgctTCATCGGATCCTTTGCGACATGTATACAGTATGTATGATGAACAGTTATAAATGATCAGATATTTTCTCTATTTGATCTCGTAACAATAATTCGCATCAAAATACAATcctatttgttataaaatcagTCTTAATGTACGGCTGTGAGACTTGATCGCGAACTGGgcgaaacataaaatattgcgTAAAATCCTAGGGCCGACTAGAAGGCAGGGCGGCTAGAGATGCCAATACAAGGCTGGAAATTGACTAATGGCTATGATACCTTGAGCTTATAGGCCAAGTTCAGGCAGTGAAGAGAGTATACCTAGGTACCACTGGATCTACAGAGTGGAGAAGGACCTCTTACCTTAGAAATCAAGGAATTGGCGGGAGGTGGCACAGGACCGCTGGGTCAGGACAGGACAGGTGCACTGGCAGAGTCTCATTTCGGAGGCCAAGATACTGATTGGCTCTCAGAGCCAAGTAAAACCATAATAAGTCACTTTAACTCCTAATCTCTTCTCTACATCGAACTAGAAGTAGTATAGTCTTGCTGGTCGTTTCGTACATCATCATATTGGATTATCCTCACACTTAAATCTGTGAAAATAGTGCACCATGCCCCATTGATATTTTCCTTGATGGCGTTCGTTTGAACCATGATTGGATCATTGGGTGCATATGCTAATTGCACTAAGCTACTCTGATGATGGAACTTGACGGGTTGCTTAAAATTGTGTGATTAttgttaaagtatatttattaaattcagaCGAAAATAGTACAAtgtcaattattttgttaatttactaataatttttgatgttgCGTGTCTTCAGGCCGTaaattgtaacattttaacacttacaatgttttaatttaaatagtttaatgaTTTATCCAAAATATATGAACCTTTTGGTACAACCAAAGACAAATAAGGTGTTAACTGAATGATTGACCAATCAACtctacttactttttatttaaagcatcTCTTGGCAATATTCCACAAATGTCCAATTTTTAAAGCGACTTTTTTGTAGAAATTTGATTTGCTTTTCTGCTTAACATTCTACCATGTGATTTCAGTAGATTCACCTTAGGAAGTAATACAGATgatgattataaatattaatactactACTCCGATTTCAGTAGATAGTAGACTGGCTCGGTTTGTACCGCACGTGGCGTATCTCGGACGTAGGTGCAATTCCGGGTAAAATCATAGTTTTAATGATgacttaagttaaaaataattattaaataaattccaagaaattattatgtcCCGTTCAGCGTCACATAATAccaaatatctatataaaacgCAACTACGGTAtgatttcatttgttttttttaaacacgatatagctaatatatataatataataccttTATTGAGTAGATGCTCTAAAtcgatacaaataaaacaagaatCAACCATTAACCGTTAGTAGTTGACGATAGATTATCAGAAgtgaaacaatataaatataaaggctatttacattatataatataaatcagtaccaatataaataaaaaacaagatCTCTTACATAAGTGAGATGGGAATTCGGAAGTGAACGCCGCCGCTAGCGCCAAATATTACTCAGACCGTGAAAGAACATcattgtttgtatatttacaatCTTACATagctatttacataatatatttggtAATAGTGGATAATCTTTTACCGTaggaaaaatttatttgttcttTTAGTATAACAAATAGGCCACAAATGAAAGATAGTGTAAAGAAGCTTCtaaggaaataataaatttagttccttcgataattaatttgttgtcAAAATAGTCTTTGTTACTTATGTTACTTAacgttattattgttttgaaatCTATTGAATTTGtcattaatttacttttgaaGTTACATaagattttgaattattaaagcaATTAAATATTCGAGACTGTATAGAATCTTGGCAACTACTCAAAGATAATGTGCAGTTTCCAATTTCCCGACTTTCCTATAAGTGAAACTAGCCACGTGTCGATTATTCAAGCAACAATATCACCTTTCCCATCTACGCGCCTACTTTGTAATATAATCTAATCTAACCGCTGTAGCTCAGTTCCAATCGGCATATTGCAGGGTCAAAACCTGggataaatacaaaaaataaggaGAGGAGTCTCCGTTTGTTGATTGATATTTGTTTCTGCGTTTACAAAAGAACCTACCcgttaaaatattgataaaacaaaagaggTGTACTTTGCTAGCGGTAAATTTAGTGGgaataaaatacagttttacaacaatgatttttattcaacaatcaacaattttataatagctattattaataaatagtctACCTTAtcgtatacatttttatttacagatatTCGCTGCGCATTCATACACGTATATAGCGTATATAAcattgtgttatttttaatattatacttgaTTTACAATAGTATCTTCAATAGAAAGCAATTTGATAAGCTCGACGGCAACAATTGAAGCGTTCATCTGATAAATTAGCGGAACATACGCAAATAAACAACACCTACAGCAAAATAACGCTTTCGTTCACTCACGTTTtcttaaacatacataatcCACACGTAATCAAGCCTCTATTTACAGCACCGTTTCAATATTTGTACGATTATCTTAATGAATACGGGGTTTAAGTTCTTCGCTGTATTTGATCGTGTTGTAACTCGTTTCGCTGTAAGCGCCATGCGAGTCCTTTGGTGGTAAATAGCGTGTGCTCTGTCCACCAAAGCTGTATTTCGGCCCAGATGAGTAAGAATTCAATGAACTGTGACCAGAGCTTGGGCTTTTGTATGAAACGCTTCCGGCTCCAAAGCTAGCTCCAGGGCTATGTTTAGATGAAGTTACGTAGTACTGAGGGGTTTGCGATAAAGCGCTATGGCCATTGCTGGGGCTGTACGCAGATGAAGGAAAAGTCTGAGCACCGTGGCCCAATTGACCGCTGGCCGAGAAAGTTGATGCAATTGACTCTAAGGAGCCTACGCCTTCGCCAGATTTAGTAGGTAAATACGTTTGCGAGATATATTTAGGTGAACCACCGCTGAGTCCAGCCAATGAACCAAAACCATGACCATGAGCACCAGCCCCTAAGGACAAACCACCAGCATGATAATTACCAAAAGACGGTGCAGCATATGATCCGGATAAGGAATGTCCTCCCTCACTCTGAACTGAACCCAGGAATGCAGAGGGTTTAAAAGATGATTTTCCTGGAGAAGCATAATTTCCAGCGTAAGCGTTTAATGAACCACCAAATGATTGTCCTGAATTACCTAATGAATAACCGGACAGGGACTGAGCAGGCTCTCCGTAAGAGATAGATGCTCCTTCATTGATGGAATGACCGCCGCTTTGAGAGGCGTAATTTTGTGCTTGATTGGCTTGAGGATCCGGAGAGAATAGAACTGGTCCTGTGGAACTGTAAGAACCTAATCCCTTAGTGCCAGCAGCATATGATGGGACTACGGGTTGTGCTGCTTCTCCTAAAGTATATTGTTGCGAGTTTGGTGAGCTATAAGCGAATTGAGGAACAGCAAGTTCTTGACCTCCATGTGCGTTCTGAACGCCAAACTGATACACTCCTTGACTACCAGGCGACAATGTGAGCGCTCCAGAGTTTAATCCATGGGAAAGTTGTCTCATCAGCTGCGAGAGATCGTTGGAAACAAGACCGGGGTGAGATGGTTGTAGTGTAATTGGGGCTAGTTGAAGAGCGCCGTGACCACTTGCTGGTAACCCTTCAGATGGCACTTGGTAGGCAGCACCAGATATTTGATTTGCAAAACTATAAGAGGGCTTGCCACCTCCTACACTATAACCAGCGCCGATGCTGATAGCCGAACCTGCATCTTCGTGTCCTTGTGTAGGCGACTGGAAGTTGTACGCCTGGCTTGAGTGGCCTTGTGATCCATAGCCAATCGCAGCCTCTCTCTTATCCTTAGGATCTTCAACTTTCGCTTTTATAGCCCATGTTGTTGatatacataatatgaatGCGACCTGCGAACAGAAATAAGTGTGTTAAATATCAGCCCAACATCGCTGACATTGTACTTCACTTTCGATAATGCTAATAAGTAAAATGGCGGGAATCCCAAACAGGTTTTCCTActtcacataaaaataaacccgCATGGTAGTAATCAAGATTATAGCTgctattataaatttcatttcacttttacaacttttactttgaaataaatctaTGCAGGCGCAATCGATATGCTTATTTGCGAACATTGATTAaagtgtatatatgtaaatttatcaTTAACAAAGACCTGTTATAAATGCAGtatttttaaccaatttaaATGCCAAATAAAT
This is a stretch of genomic DNA from Pieris brassicae chromosome 1, ilPieBrab1.1, whole genome shotgun sequence. It encodes these proteins:
- the LOC123716074 gene encoding prisilkin-39-like: MKFTVAFILCISTTWAIKAKVEDPKDKREAAIGYGSQGHSSQAYNFQSPTQGHEDAGSAISIGAGYSVGGGKPSYSFANQISGAAYQVPSEGLPASGHGALQLAPITLQPSHPGLVSNDLSQLMRQLSHGLNSGALTLSPGSQGVYQFGVQNAHGGQELAVPQFAYSSPNSQQYTLGEAAQPVVPSYAAGTKGLGSYSSTGPVLFSPDPQANQAQNYASQSGGHSINEGASISYGEPAQSLSGYSLGNSGQSFGGSLNAYAGNYASPGKSSFKPSAFLGSVQSEGGHSLSGSYAAPSFGNYHAGGLSLGAGAHGHGFGSLAGLSGGSPKYISQTYLPTKSGEGVGSLESIASTFSASGQLGHGAQTFPSSAYSPSNGHSALSQTPQYYVTSSKHSPGASFGAGSVSYKSPSSGHSSLNSYSSGPKYSFGGQSTRYLPPKDSHGAYSETSYNTIKYSEELKPRIH
- the LOC123706705 gene encoding uncharacterized protein LOC123706705 — protein: MARREIFICIAFTALVLANEVEDAEQKKRGASKANVLNAIPTGAQKPEYTYSIYPQNPQPAYQNPVSNTFYPNQPSQYYSNSEASQSHQATVPQTSQFVPINFVPNGGYQQKYVVQQKPAHGVFYQPQAKPNYSTQPATGGSPNEYEKLNSHQSAAPKEDSDAQTDYIASDSNNVFKNSYNTRNTYTKI